The proteins below come from a single Candidatus Cetobacterium colombiensis genomic window:
- a CDS encoding putative glycoside hydrolase — translation MRVKDKKKFFRFLILLTIFIFTISCGVKRLVFNEEPKQPEMVKDEIKVDVLSMNKGNSELELKKKNITIEKDKALSEQKNLEEKESLVIEKSIEKEEIQTKDTNENKEIEKKQVLDDKSDEFNYIKNQTLFVYKDELQKNKIDTLRKGTKVKIIESKEVERDGKKKSLLKISYRKDLKDKIGWISKVDLATTLNEVLPKNWKNLDFETSYPMNNFTNNPRVDVKGIYLNIYTIGSSKKMERLINLAKTTEINAFVIDVKDDNGVLSFEMEAPKKFGIPVSKNYPIKNIGEFMKKLKENNIYAIARIVSFKDPTYAKANPDKVIISRDTGKPYTNSDGIIWVSAHDRNLWEYNLAVAEEAAKAGFNEIQFDYVRFPASNGGKLDSKLNYRNTKNESKPETIQKYLKYARERLNALQVYTSADVYGQVGTFSDDMGLGQHWEAVAQVVDYICPMMYPSHYGNGAYGIPVPDAQPYKTIYHSVKDSVNRSENISSPATMRPWIQAFTAKWVKGHINYNEKEIREQIKAMNDLGVTEYLLWSPSNNYKITGK, via the coding sequence GTGAGAGTAAAGGACAAAAAGAAATTTTTTAGATTTTTAATTTTATTAACAATTTTTATCTTTACAATTTCTTGTGGAGTAAAGAGACTAGTATTTAATGAAGAACCAAAACAACCAGAGATGGTAAAAGATGAAATAAAAGTAGATGTACTATCTATGAATAAAGGTAATTCAGAGTTAGAATTAAAAAAAAAAAATATTACTATAGAAAAGGATAAAGCTTTAAGTGAACAAAAAAATCTTGAAGAAAAAGAATCTTTAGTAATTGAAAAGAGTATTGAAAAAGAAGAAATACAAACTAAAGATACGAATGAAAATAAAGAGATTGAAAAAAAACAAGTTTTAGATGATAAATCTGATGAGTTTAATTATATAAAGAATCAAACTCTTTTTGTTTATAAGGATGAGTTACAGAAAAATAAAATAGATACTTTGAGAAAAGGGACAAAAGTAAAAATAATTGAGTCTAAAGAAGTAGAACGTGATGGAAAGAAAAAATCTTTATTAAAAATATCTTATAGAAAAGATTTAAAAGATAAAATAGGTTGGATAAGCAAAGTAGATTTAGCAACAACTTTAAATGAAGTACTACCAAAAAATTGGAAAAATTTAGATTTTGAAACAAGTTACCCTATGAATAATTTTACAAATAATCCTAGAGTCGATGTTAAGGGAATTTATTTAAACATCTATACAATTGGTAGTTCAAAAAAAATGGAAAGATTAATTAATTTAGCAAAGACAACAGAGATAAATGCTTTTGTAATAGATGTTAAAGATGATAACGGAGTTTTGTCATTTGAAATGGAAGCACCTAAAAAATTTGGAATTCCTGTTTCTAAAAATTATCCTATAAAAAATATAGGTGAATTTATGAAAAAATTAAAAGAGAATAATATTTATGCAATAGCAAGAATAGTTTCTTTTAAAGATCCAACATATGCCAAAGCCAATCCTGATAAAGTAATTATCTCTAGAGATACAGGAAAACCGTATACAAATAGTGATGGTATTATTTGGGTTTCTGCTCATGATAGAAATTTATGGGAATATAATTTAGCAGTAGCTGAAGAAGCAGCAAAAGCTGGATTCAATGAAATTCAATTTGATTATGTAAGATTTCCAGCTTCGAATGGTGGAAAGTTAGATTCTAAATTAAACTATAGAAATACAAAAAATGAGTCTAAACCAGAAACGATTCAAAAGTATTTAAAATATGCAAGAGAAAGATTAAATGCTTTACAGGTTTATACAAGTGCAGATGTATATGGTCAAGTTGGAACTTTTAGTGATGATATGGGTCTAGGGCAGCATTGGGAAGCGGTTGCTCAAGTAGTGGATTATATATGTCCGATGATGTATCCAAGTCATTACGGAAATGGAGCATACGGAATACCAGTACCCGATGCACAACCGTATAAAACAATCTATCATTCTGTAAAAGATTCTGTAAACAGAAGTGAAAATATAAGTTCACCAGCAACTATGAGACCATGGATACAAGCCTTTACAGCTAAATGGGTTAAAGGACATATAAACTATAATGAAAAAGAAATAAGAGAACAAATAAAAGCTATGAATGATTTAGGTGTAACAGAATATTTATTATGGAGTCCAAGTAATAATTATAAGATTACGGGAAAGTAA